A window of the Streptomyces sp. NBC_00454 genome harbors these coding sequences:
- a CDS encoding helix-turn-helix transcriptional regulator: MPPKRPTLAEVRSWPATISVVEAASALGCSKTYLYDRINQGDAPVKAIQVGDRRCMVITADLIRLLSGEDREAA, from the coding sequence ATGCCGCCTAAACGCCCCACGCTCGCCGAAGTCCGCAGCTGGCCCGCCACGATCAGCGTGGTGGAGGCTGCCAGCGCCCTCGGCTGCAGCAAGACCTACTTGTACGACCGGATCAACCAGGGCGATGCCCCCGTCAAGGCCATCCAGGTGGGCGACCGCCGCTGCATGGTCATCACGGCAGACCTCATCCGCCTGCTGTCCGGGGAGGATCGAGAAGCCGCATGA
- a CDS encoding helix-turn-helix domain-containing protein, translated as MARYFSGRRLREARRTAGISPEQLAISVGRSAYSIHEYELGRVTPPITVLASIADVLGRSVDDLLAEEEAHAA; from the coding sequence ATGGCTCGGTACTTCTCCGGCCGTCGACTCCGCGAAGCGCGGAGGACAGCAGGCATCTCCCCAGAACAACTCGCCATCAGCGTGGGCCGGTCGGCGTACAGCATCCACGAGTACGAACTCGGGCGCGTCACCCCACCCATCACCGTCCTGGCCTCCATCGCCGACGTCCTCGGCCGGTCAGTTGACGACCTCCTCGCAGAAGAGGAAGCCCATGCCGCCTAA
- the traB gene encoding plasmid transfer protein TraB, giving the protein MTSKDVEQRHEDQLKGSSDGGGIKGYLLHRAKPYLPPWLGVGAVGTTSTIGHLVWAEDVGMGIGLTLGSVTLTVATWWAAKTTGRERRIHSAITVAAASAWTTHAVAFGPTPVPFVVGGVVIALSWNIRQTMRRDPDGARSAASDGGLMEKIGLAKAKMGQAKVEANRVTVPIALEPGKQTNDDMAKALGNVASALDVPATAIRYLPDPDSARRGELIIVPMDMLADTVRWEEVGPSLPGGSITDPLVLGVYDDGQPLMLWLPGDPEQQRNATHLLIAGMTGAGKGDGALNLMTEILSRRDVIFWLSDPKGFQDFRPLLPAMDWAVDGNGTETMVEAVVPAIQARTAWLGGHNYRQWCAEAAETQTDPAHSCRKDRTPCGCPGLPFHVTWFEEAGVSLGLLGDDAFNSIANLARSAGMAIVISLQRASHDQISTTTRDALGGRLCFGVPNATAAGFMLPDAVIDAGAAPERWSNRRPGYCYLVAPGIDDARSSSPGRTRWFTPSAISLMETVADWNARHGAKVDFITAGAAAMAVGKAYTERARHQEENPEPNEDDEETAVSRLDDEDLDIDPREELPQPGPGEENVVFGQPDGADLSREEARTVLQEIVAEFEANGTMVIGVKEVMEHGDRLGRKRGWVSGELQQLLDGGRLAITSKPGRYRIVPAMADA; this is encoded by the coding sequence ATGACCAGCAAAGACGTCGAGCAGCGGCACGAAGACCAGCTCAAAGGCAGCAGTGATGGCGGCGGCATCAAGGGCTACCTGCTGCACCGCGCGAAGCCGTACCTGCCGCCGTGGCTCGGCGTCGGCGCGGTCGGCACGACCAGCACGATCGGACACCTGGTCTGGGCGGAAGACGTGGGGATGGGCATCGGCCTGACCCTCGGCTCCGTCACCCTGACCGTCGCGACGTGGTGGGCGGCCAAGACCACCGGCCGGGAGCGGCGTATCCACTCCGCCATCACCGTGGCCGCCGCGTCGGCCTGGACCACACACGCGGTCGCGTTCGGCCCCACCCCGGTGCCATTCGTCGTCGGCGGCGTGGTCATCGCCCTCAGCTGGAACATCCGGCAGACGATGCGCCGCGACCCTGACGGCGCCCGCAGCGCGGCATCTGACGGTGGCCTGATGGAAAAGATCGGGCTGGCCAAAGCCAAGATGGGACAGGCGAAGGTCGAGGCGAACCGCGTCACGGTTCCCATCGCGCTCGAGCCCGGCAAGCAGACCAACGACGACATGGCCAAGGCCCTCGGCAACGTGGCGTCCGCCCTGGACGTTCCCGCGACCGCGATCCGCTATCTGCCCGACCCGGACTCGGCCCGCCGCGGCGAGCTCATCATCGTGCCCATGGACATGCTCGCCGACACCGTCCGCTGGGAAGAGGTCGGACCGTCCCTCCCCGGCGGCTCCATCACCGACCCGCTGGTCCTGGGCGTGTACGACGACGGCCAGCCGCTGATGCTGTGGCTGCCCGGCGACCCCGAGCAGCAGCGCAACGCCACCCACCTGCTGATTGCGGGCATGACCGGCGCCGGAAAGGGCGACGGCGCCCTCAACCTGATGACGGAAATCCTGTCCCGCAGGGACGTCATCTTCTGGCTGTCCGACCCCAAGGGCTTCCAGGACTTCCGGCCCCTGCTGCCCGCCATGGACTGGGCAGTCGACGGCAACGGCACCGAAACCATGGTCGAGGCGGTCGTCCCGGCGATCCAGGCCCGCACCGCGTGGCTCGGAGGCCACAACTACCGGCAGTGGTGCGCCGAGGCGGCCGAGACGCAGACCGACCCGGCGCACTCCTGCCGCAAGGACCGCACGCCGTGCGGCTGCCCGGGGCTCCCGTTCCATGTCACCTGGTTCGAAGAGGCCGGCGTCTCCCTCGGGCTGCTCGGCGACGACGCCTTCAACTCCATCGCGAACCTGGCCCGCTCGGCCGGCATGGCCATCGTCATCTCCCTACAGCGAGCCAGCCACGACCAGATCAGCACCACCACCCGTGACGCTCTCGGCGGCCGCCTTTGCTTCGGCGTCCCCAACGCGACCGCCGCCGGATTCATGCTGCCCGACGCCGTCATCGACGCCGGCGCCGCACCCGAACGCTGGTCCAACCGGCGCCCCGGCTACTGCTACCTCGTCGCCCCCGGCATCGACGACGCCCGTTCCTCCAGCCCCGGCCGAACCCGCTGGTTCACGCCGTCCGCGATCTCTCTGATGGAGACCGTGGCGGACTGGAACGCCCGTCATGGCGCCAAGGTCGATTTCATCACCGCTGGTGCGGCCGCGATGGCGGTGGGTAAGGCGTATACGGAACGGGCCCGGCATCAAGAAGAGAACCCGGAGCCCAACGAGGATGACGAGGAGACGGCTGTGAGCCGCTTGGACGACGAAGACCTCGACATCGACCCGCGCGAGGAACTGCCTCAGCCGGGACCCGGTGAGGAGAACGTCGTCTTCGGGCAGCCCGACGGTGCGGATCTCAGCCGGGAGGAAGCCCGCACGGTCCTGCAGGAGATCGTCGCCGAATTCGAGGCCAACGGCACGATGGTGATCGGCGTGAAGGAGGTCATGGAGCACGGTGACCGCCTCGGCCGGAAGCGCGGATGGGTCTCCGGAGAATTGCAGCAGCTCCTCGACGGCGGGCGCCTGGCTATCACGTCCAAGCCCGGCCGGTACCGGATCGTGCCCGCCATGGCCGACGCCTGA
- the traA gene encoding plasmid transfer protein TraA — MSAANGGTQHFAKGVRSSTGKTPPSKGDKTKHGPSFNFGPNINVNSTRTTTSSGSGGGPAGGQGRSQFMLPDPEFGSAAELRNYCNTLRAFAVHASIEVYVAAEILKAALSQAKGTPQDNIIQHKLRARKIARKLKKAGESLADAASNAAATYAAFQREYSDITSARPQNRPAQGRPFQY; from the coding sequence GTGAGCGCTGCCAACGGCGGAACTCAGCACTTCGCAAAGGGTGTCAGGAGCAGTACGGGAAAGACCCCGCCGAGCAAGGGTGACAAGACCAAGCACGGGCCCTCGTTCAACTTCGGCCCGAACATCAACGTCAACTCGACCCGAACCACCACCTCGAGCGGCAGCGGCGGGGGTCCTGCCGGCGGACAGGGGCGGTCCCAGTTCATGCTGCCCGACCCTGAGTTCGGGTCGGCGGCCGAGTTGAGGAACTACTGCAACACCCTTCGAGCCTTCGCGGTCCACGCCTCCATCGAGGTGTACGTCGCCGCGGAGATCCTGAAGGCCGCCCTGTCGCAGGCCAAGGGCACACCGCAGGACAACATCATCCAGCACAAGCTGAGGGCCAGGAAGATCGCCCGGAAGCTGAAGAAGGCCGGCGAATCCCTCGCCGACGCCGCCTCGAACGCCGCCGCCACCTACGCCGCGTTCCAGCGCGAGTACTCCGACATCACGTCCGCCCGCCCCCAGAACCGGCCGGCGCAGGGCCGCCCGTTCCAGTACTGA
- a CDS encoding helix-turn-helix domain-containing protein, with the protein MQENSTPVRPGGAALKVKDVAVALGVDTSTVYAAVRTGLIGSYRVGAGRGTYRIPRSALKAYADERGIPASELAVAL; encoded by the coding sequence ATGCAGGAGAACTCTACCCCCGTGCGCCCTGGTGGCGCGGCCCTCAAGGTCAAGGACGTGGCCGTCGCACTCGGCGTCGACACCTCCACCGTCTACGCCGCCGTCCGGACGGGCCTGATCGGCTCGTACCGCGTCGGCGCTGGTCGCGGCACCTACCGCATCCCCCGCTCCGCCCTCAAGGCCTACGCCGACGAGCGCGGCATCCCGGCGAGCGAGTTGGCGGTGGCGCTGTGA
- a CDS encoding GntR family transcriptional regulator, which yields MVRDLSGLPPYRRIAEQIIERIRSGELQPGDRVPSVTDIMRDENVSRATAARVPGVLRAEGWATATPGVGTIVSQPKKLTAGADRLQLVRSGGTGLRDNERVEILTCEMQQAGQEVADALGLDADDQVAMRRRRYVDDNGVAAVSATWVSAAIAEAAPEFLAAEPLPKMTFGLIEDRTGRRAVRRRDTVTLRPAPADVAALLDVAPGAPTLVMTNHYWDQDGEPTEYAVDYLGPQRALSAEYNLD from the coding sequence ATGGTTCGGGACCTGTCAGGACTGCCGCCCTATCGGCGCATCGCGGAGCAGATCATCGAGCGCATCCGCAGCGGTGAGCTGCAGCCCGGCGACCGCGTGCCGTCGGTGACCGACATCATGCGAGATGAGAACGTCAGCCGGGCAACCGCCGCCCGGGTGCCGGGCGTGCTCCGCGCCGAGGGCTGGGCAACGGCCACGCCTGGAGTCGGCACCATCGTGTCTCAGCCCAAGAAGCTGACGGCCGGCGCCGATCGACTCCAGCTGGTCCGGTCAGGCGGTACCGGACTGCGCGATAACGAGCGCGTCGAGATCCTCACCTGCGAGATGCAGCAGGCCGGGCAGGAGGTGGCCGATGCGCTGGGCCTCGACGCGGACGACCAGGTCGCCATGCGCCGCCGCCGCTACGTCGACGACAACGGCGTCGCCGCAGTCTCCGCCACGTGGGTGTCTGCCGCTATCGCCGAGGCTGCCCCAGAGTTCCTCGCTGCGGAGCCCTTGCCCAAAATGACCTTCGGCCTGATCGAGGACCGCACTGGCCGCCGCGCCGTCCGGCGTCGCGACACCGTGACTCTGCGGCCGGCACCTGCAGACGTAGCCGCGCTCCTCGACGTAGCGCCCGGAGCCCCGACGCTCGTCATGACCAACCACTACTGGGATCAGGACGGGGAGCCCACGGAATATGCCGTCGACTACCTGGGCCCGCAGCGCGCACTGTCCGCCGAATACAACCTCGACTGA
- the purB gene encoding adenylosuccinate lyase, whose protein sequence is MTAKPRIPNVLAGRYASAELAVLWSPEYKVTLERRLWLAVLRAQKDLGIEVPDEALADYERVLETVDLASIAEREKVTRHDVKARIEEFNALAGHEHVHKGMTSRDLTENVEQLQIRLSLELARDRTVAVLARLGKLAGEHAELVMAGRSHNVAAQATTLGKRFATAADELLVAYGRLDDLLTRYPLRGIKGPVGTSQDMLDLLGGDAAKLADLEQRIAAHLGFGQAFTSVGQVYPRSLDYDVVTALVQLAAAPSSIAKTIRLMAGHELVTEGFKPGQVGSSAMPHKMNTRSCERVNGLMVILRGYASMTGELAGDQWNEGDVSCSVVRRVALPDAFFALDGLMETFLTVLDEFGAFPAVVARELDRYLPFLATTKVLMGAVRAGVGREAAHEVIKEHAVASALAMREQGAERNELLEKLAADERMPLDRAQLDALMADKLSFTGAAGDQVAAVVSRIEEITKEHPEAAGYAPGSIL, encoded by the coding sequence GTGACTGCCAAGCCCCGCATCCCCAATGTCCTGGCCGGCCGCTACGCCTCCGCGGAGCTCGCCGTCCTGTGGTCCCCCGAGTACAAGGTGACGCTGGAGCGGCGGCTGTGGCTCGCCGTGCTCCGCGCCCAGAAGGACCTCGGTATCGAGGTCCCCGACGAGGCCCTCGCCGACTACGAGCGCGTCCTGGAGACCGTCGACCTCGCCTCCATCGCGGAGCGCGAGAAGGTCACCCGGCACGACGTGAAGGCCCGCATCGAGGAGTTCAACGCCCTCGCCGGCCACGAGCACGTCCACAAGGGCATGACCTCGCGCGACCTCACCGAGAACGTCGAGCAGCTCCAGATCCGCCTCTCGCTGGAGCTGGCGCGCGACCGCACGGTCGCCGTCCTCGCCCGCCTGGGCAAGCTGGCCGGCGAGCACGCCGAGCTGGTCATGGCCGGCCGCTCCCACAACGTCGCCGCTCAGGCGACCACCCTGGGCAAGCGCTTCGCCACCGCGGCCGACGAGCTGCTGGTCGCTTACGGCCGCCTCGACGACCTGCTGACCCGCTACCCGCTGCGCGGGATCAAGGGCCCGGTCGGCACCTCCCAGGACATGCTGGACCTGCTCGGCGGCGACGCCGCGAAGCTGGCCGACCTGGAGCAGCGGATCGCCGCCCACCTCGGCTTCGGCCAGGCCTTCACCTCCGTCGGCCAGGTCTACCCGCGCTCGCTCGACTACGACGTGGTCACCGCCCTGGTGCAGCTGGCCGCCGCCCCGTCCTCGATCGCCAAGACGATCCGCCTGATGGCCGGCCACGAGCTGGTCACCGAGGGCTTCAAGCCCGGCCAGGTCGGCTCCTCCGCGATGCCGCACAAGATGAACACCCGCTCCTGCGAGCGCGTGAACGGCCTGATGGTCATCCTGCGCGGCTACGCGTCGATGACCGGCGAGCTGGCCGGCGACCAGTGGAACGAGGGCGACGTCTCCTGCTCCGTGGTCCGCCGGGTCGCCCTGCCCGACGCGTTCTTCGCGCTCGACGGCCTGATGGAGACCTTCCTGACGGTCCTCGACGAGTTCGGCGCCTTCCCGGCCGTCGTGGCCCGCGAGCTGGACCGCTACCTCCCCTTCCTCGCCACCACGAAGGTCCTCATGGGCGCCGTGCGGGCGGGGGTGGGCCGCGAGGCCGCCCACGAGGTCATCAAGGAGCACGCGGTGGCCTCCGCCCTCGCCATGCGCGAGCAGGGCGCCGAGCGCAACGAGCTGCTGGAGAAGCTGGCCGCCGACGAGCGGATGCCGCTGGACCGGGCCCAGCTCGACGCCCTGATGGCCGACAAGCTGTCCTTCACCGGTGCCGCCGGCGACCAGGTCGCCGCGGTGGTCTCGCGCATCGAGGAGATCACCAAGGAGCACCCGGAGGCCGCCGGCTACGCCCCCGGGTCGATCCTCTGA
- the mug gene encoding G/U mismatch-specific DNA glycosylase, with amino-acid sequence MTPDELNAARDRVLPDVVAGGLRVLFCGINPGLLSAATGHHFARPGNRFWPVLHLSGFTPRRLAPAEQEELLSYRLGITNVVARATARADELSAEEFREGGRLLTAKVERLSPQWLAVVGVTAYRTAFGERKAQIGPQERTIGSTRIWALPNPSGLNAHWTAESMAQEYARLRAAAGSPAFPGPGGGAAYPCPGDLRGADRRVLDTLAV; translated from the coding sequence CTGACCCCCGACGAGCTGAACGCCGCCCGCGACCGCGTCCTCCCGGACGTGGTCGCGGGCGGTCTGCGCGTGCTCTTCTGCGGGATCAACCCGGGCCTGCTCTCCGCCGCGACGGGCCACCACTTCGCCCGCCCCGGCAACCGCTTCTGGCCGGTCCTGCACCTGTCGGGTTTCACCCCGCGCCGGTTGGCCCCGGCCGAGCAGGAGGAACTCCTCTCCTACCGCCTCGGCATCACCAACGTGGTGGCCCGCGCCACCGCCCGCGCCGACGAGCTGAGCGCCGAGGAGTTCCGCGAGGGCGGACGCCTCCTGACGGCCAAGGTCGAACGGCTAAGCCCCCAGTGGCTGGCCGTGGTTGGAGTCACCGCCTACCGCACCGCCTTCGGCGAGCGGAAGGCGCAGATCGGCCCGCAGGAGCGCACCATCGGCTCCACACGGATCTGGGCGCTCCCCAACCCCAGCGGCCTCAACGCCCACTGGACCGCCGAGTCCATGGCCCAGGAGTACGCCCGCCTGCGCGCGGCCGCCGGCTCCCCCGCCTTCCCCGGTCCCGGCGGCGGCGCCGCGTATCCCTGTCCGGGCGATCTGCGCGGGGCGGACCGGCGCGTGCTGGATACCCTTGCGGTATGA
- a CDS encoding M20 family metallopeptidase, with protein MKMHMAVPVSVDAMIEDLRTLVEVESPSRDLDALATSAKTVAAFIESRLGGQAVLVESEAGPHVHWSAGGVPRVLVLGHHDTVFPLGTLERRPFKVEDGHATGPGVFDMLGGLVQAVHGLATLADLSGVEILVTADEEVGSHSSRPLIEERALACGAVLVMEGAADGGALKTGRKGCGTFQVSIAGRASHAGLEPAAGVNALIEAAHQVLDIAALARPDIGTTVTPTVAAAGTLDNVVPAEATLVVDVRVESADEKERIESAFAALSPHLDEAKIAVQGSVGRPPMPESASSELFALAERLLPGLEGKAVGGGSDGNFTAALGVPTLDGLGAVGGGAHADHEYLVIEAMPERANLVAGLVHAIRHRH; from the coding sequence ATGAAGATGCACATGGCGGTCCCGGTGAGTGTTGACGCGATGATCGAGGACCTCAGGACTCTCGTCGAGGTCGAGTCCCCCTCCCGCGATCTCGACGCCCTGGCCACATCGGCCAAGACCGTCGCCGCCTTCATCGAGAGCCGCCTGGGCGGTCAGGCCGTCCTCGTGGAGAGCGAAGCCGGTCCGCACGTCCACTGGTCGGCCGGCGGCGTTCCCCGGGTGCTGGTCCTCGGCCACCACGACACGGTGTTCCCGCTCGGCACCCTCGAACGCCGCCCGTTCAAGGTCGAGGACGGCCACGCGACCGGCCCCGGCGTCTTCGACATGCTCGGCGGTCTGGTGCAAGCCGTACACGGCCTGGCCACGCTCGCCGACCTGTCGGGGGTCGAGATCCTGGTGACGGCCGACGAGGAGGTCGGCTCGCACTCCTCCCGGCCCCTCATCGAGGAACGGGCCCTGGCCTGCGGCGCCGTACTCGTGATGGAGGGCGCCGCCGACGGCGGTGCCCTCAAGACCGGCCGCAAGGGCTGCGGCACCTTCCAGGTCTCCATCGCGGGGCGGGCCTCGCACGCGGGCCTCGAGCCCGCGGCCGGGGTCAATGCCCTGATCGAAGCGGCCCACCAGGTACTGGACATCGCGGCGCTCGCCCGGCCCGACATCGGCACGACCGTCACCCCGACCGTCGCGGCCGCGGGAACCCTGGACAATGTGGTCCCCGCCGAGGCGACCCTCGTCGTCGACGTCCGGGTCGAGTCGGCGGACGAGAAGGAGCGCATCGAATCGGCGTTCGCGGCCCTGTCCCCGCACCTCGACGAGGCGAAGATCGCGGTACAGGGATCCGTCGGCCGCCCTCCGATGCCCGAGTCCGCCTCGTCCGAACTCTTCGCGCTGGCCGAGCGGCTGCTCCCCGGCCTCGAAGGCAAGGCGGTCGGCGGCGGAAGCGACGGCAACTTCACGGCAGCCCTGGGCGTACCGACCCTCGACGGCCTCGGAGCCGTCGGCGGCGGCGCCCACGCGGACCACGAGTACCTTGTGATCGAAGCCATGCCCGAGCGGGCGAACCTCGTCGCCGGCCTGGTCCATGCCATCCGGCACAGGCACTAG
- a CDS encoding SDR family oxidoreductase, whose protein sequence is MDRLTGKTAVVTGSSRSIGRGIAEQLAADGALVGIHYSESQQAAAEAVDAIIDGGGRAFAFGAKLGTEGDTERFWNGFDEQRAKYDGSGDTGLDIIVNNVAVALRDEFENATRADFDEMVAVNVRAPFFIVQQGLGRLRDGGRVINISSAVTRLALTEVIAYGTTKGALDTFTLILSKVLAARNITVNSVAPGYIDTDSNASWLRFDEEAWRETAAKSAFGRVGTPQDIADVVSFLASDDSRWVTGQIIDASGGTRL, encoded by the coding sequence GTGGACAGACTGACAGGCAAGACCGCGGTGGTCACGGGCAGCAGCCGCAGCATAGGGCGCGGGATAGCCGAACAGCTCGCTGCGGACGGCGCGTTGGTGGGCATCCACTACTCCGAGAGCCAGCAGGCCGCCGCCGAGGCCGTCGACGCCATCATCGACGGCGGCGGCCGGGCGTTCGCCTTCGGTGCGAAGCTCGGCACGGAGGGGGACACCGAACGCTTCTGGAACGGGTTCGACGAACAGCGGGCGAAGTACGACGGCAGCGGCGACACCGGGCTCGACATCATCGTGAACAACGTCGCGGTCGCCCTGCGCGACGAGTTCGAGAACGCGACCCGCGCCGACTTCGACGAGATGGTCGCGGTGAACGTACGGGCGCCGTTCTTCATCGTCCAGCAGGGCCTCGGCAGGCTCCGCGACGGCGGGCGGGTGATCAACATTTCCTCCGCGGTCACTCGGCTCGCACTCACCGAGGTCATCGCCTACGGCACGACGAAAGGCGCGCTCGACACCTTCACGCTGATCCTGTCCAAGGTCCTCGCGGCCAGGAACATCACCGTGAACTCGGTGGCCCCCGGCTACATCGACACCGACTCCAACGCGAGCTGGCTCCGCTTCGACGAGGAGGCCTGGCGGGAGACCGCCGCCAAATCGGCGTTCGGCAGGGTGGGAACACCACAGGACATCGCGGACGTGGTCTCCTTCCTGGCCTCGGACGACAGCCGCTGGGTGACCGGCCAGATCATCGACGCCAGCGGAGGCACTCGCCTCTAG
- a CDS encoding alpha/beta fold hydrolase translates to MVDRVAVNFALTHPGRVRSLTLLAPPWPGYDWSADMVAYDEAETAALAAGDIDTAVRVNLDMWLRGPSRGWEDVAAGLAERLRTPVRTSLVNQDTVGEHSRGRAEGDIATIAVPTLVGIGLLDVADFQDIARRYATGIPGATLVEFPAAAHLIALDAPAELAAALRPFLAR, encoded by the coding sequence ATGGTGGACCGTGTGGCGGTGAACTTCGCCCTCACCCACCCGGGCCGGGTGCGGTCCCTGACCCTACTGGCCCCGCCGTGGCCCGGCTATGACTGGTCGGCGGACATGGTGGCGTACGACGAGGCCGAAACGGCGGCCCTGGCCGCGGGCGACATCGACACCGCGGTCCGCGTGAATCTGGACATGTGGCTGCGCGGACCGTCCCGCGGCTGGGAAGACGTGGCCGCCGGGCTGGCCGAACGACTCCGCACCCCGGTACGGACGTCGCTGGTGAACCAGGACACCGTCGGGGAACACTCCCGAGGCCGCGCAGAGGGTGACATCGCCACGATCGCCGTTCCCACCCTGGTCGGAATCGGTCTCCTCGACGTCGCCGACTTCCAGGACATCGCCCGCCGGTACGCCACCGGGATCCCCGGCGCCACCCTGGTCGAGTTCCCCGCCGCGGCCCACCTCATCGCACTGGACGCACCGGCCGAACTCGCCGCGGCACTCCGCCCGTTCCTCGCCCGCTGA
- a CDS encoding ABC transporter permease, with product MSTALPTAPVLHSEWIKIRSLRGTFGALIAVFAATVGIQVLAAALIGRTEAGSMGEDPLLAAFYGINFGQVAAFAFGATALSGEFRNGALRTSLTAVPNRARFYLSKMAVVGGLAFLAGQLAGFATFLGGQVFMGSYALDLGSPGTYRAIFGCGMYLTLMALLAAGLTAVLRSATITLSLLIPFVLMVSFVLGAASDGVARYLPDRAGQMMMRLDTSSGLAPWTGLGVLALWALLAVAAGWVSIRRRDA from the coding sequence ATGAGCACCGCTCTGCCCACCGCCCCCGTCCTGCACTCGGAATGGATCAAGATACGTTCCCTGCGCGGCACTTTCGGAGCCCTGATAGCGGTCTTCGCCGCCACCGTGGGAATCCAGGTGCTGGCGGCCGCGCTGATCGGCCGGACGGAGGCCGGCAGCATGGGAGAGGATCCGCTCCTCGCGGCCTTCTACGGGATCAACTTCGGCCAGGTCGCGGCCTTCGCCTTCGGCGCCACCGCGCTGTCCGGCGAATTCCGCAATGGAGCCCTGCGCACCTCGCTGACCGCGGTCCCCAACCGGGCACGGTTCTACCTGTCGAAGATGGCCGTGGTGGGCGGACTGGCCTTCCTGGCCGGACAGCTCGCCGGATTCGCGACGTTCCTCGGCGGTCAGGTGTTCATGGGCTCCTACGCCCTCGACCTGGGCAGCCCGGGAACCTACCGTGCGATCTTCGGCTGCGGCATGTACCTCACGCTGATGGCCCTGCTGGCAGCCGGGCTGACGGCCGTACTGCGCAGTGCGACGATCACCCTCAGCCTGCTCATACCGTTCGTGCTGATGGTGTCCTTCGTCCTGGGCGCGGCTTCCGATGGTGTCGCCCGGTACCTTCCGGACCGCGCGGGCCAGATGATGATGCGCCTCGACACGTCGAGCGGCCTCGCCCCCTGGACCGGTCTCGGGGTCCTGGCCCTGTGGGCCCTGCTCGCGGTGGCCGCCGGATGGGTGTCCATACGACGCCGGGACGCGTGA
- a CDS encoding ABC transporter ATP-binding protein encodes MNSIEIRELTKEFGRTRAVDHLTFDVMPGRVTGFLGPNGAGKSTTMRLLLGLDRITSGTATIGGRRFTDLPDPLHQVGALLDAQSAHGGRTARDHLRFLAAANRVPMSRVEAVLEQSGIAAAAKRRIKTFSLGMRQRLGIAAALLADPGVLLLDEPTNGLDPEGIIWIRELMRDLAAEGRTVLVSSHLMTETAALADHLVVLGQGRLLADTPMEDFIEARSTPRVRLRTTDPVRLRAALAREDFELVTAQDGRWTVEGIQAERLGVLAAGEGIPMLELVDERASLEEAYLDLTAEHAQFAATR; translated from the coding sequence ATGAACAGCATCGAGATCCGAGAACTGACCAAGGAGTTCGGCCGTACCCGGGCCGTGGACCACCTCACCTTCGACGTCATGCCCGGTCGCGTCACCGGGTTCCTGGGGCCCAACGGCGCCGGGAAGTCCACCACGATGCGGTTGCTGCTGGGCCTGGACCGGATCACTTCCGGGACGGCCACCATCGGCGGCCGGCGGTTCACCGACCTTCCCGACCCCCTCCACCAAGTGGGCGCCCTGCTCGACGCGCAGTCGGCGCACGGCGGCCGGACCGCCAGGGACCACCTCCGCTTCCTCGCCGCGGCCAACCGTGTCCCGATGAGCCGGGTGGAGGCGGTCCTCGAGCAGTCGGGAATCGCCGCGGCGGCCAAGCGGCGGATCAAGACCTTCTCCCTGGGGATGCGCCAGCGCCTGGGCATAGCGGCGGCCCTGCTCGCAGACCCCGGCGTGCTGCTGCTGGACGAGCCCACCAACGGCCTCGACCCCGAAGGCATCATCTGGATCCGCGAGCTCATGCGGGACCTGGCCGCCGAGGGCCGCACGGTGCTCGTCTCCAGTCACCTGATGACGGAGACCGCCGCCCTCGCCGACCACTTGGTGGTGCTCGGGCAGGGCCGCCTGCTCGCCGACACCCCGATGGAGGACTTCATCGAGGCCCGCAGCACCCCGAGGGTACGACTGCGCACCACCGACCCGGTCCGGCTCCGGGCGGCCCTCGCCCGGGAGGACTTCGAGCTGGTCACCGCCCAGGACGGGCGGTGGACCGTGGAGGGCATACAGGCCGAGCGGCTCGGGGTCCTGGCCGCCGGCGAAGGCATACCGATGCTGGAACTGGTCGACGAGCGGGCCTCGCTGGAGGAGGCCTACCTCGATCTCACCGCCGAACACGCCCAGTTCGCCGCCACCCGCTGA